A stretch of DNA from Globicephala melas chromosome 19, mGloMel1.2, whole genome shotgun sequence:
AACCTGGTTCCAAAGTAGTTCCTCATGCCTCGGGTTCTCGAGTTCCTGCCCCAAACCCGGAGCCTTCCTCCTCTGTTAAGACCCCAGCTTCCAACAGGCAAGTCCCCAATACGAACATCTCTGTGGAGACCCCAGTTTCAAAATTCTCCCCTGAGGATGCGGATCCCAAAGTTGCCTCAAGCTTATCCCCGCAAGTGGGGGGCCCTCTTGCGGTGCTGGTGGGGACCACAATCCAGCTGCCTCTGCTTCCAGTTCCTGGCCTTggtcccccttcccctctggtggTTTGGCGCCAAGGTTCCAAGGTGCTGgcagctggggccctggggccaggGTCCCCTCTCATCAGCCTGGACCCCACGTACAAAGGCCGCCTACGATTTAACCAGACCCAAGCGAGTCTGGAACTCTCCTCTGCCCAGCTAGAGGATGCTGGGGTCTACACAGCTGAGGTCATCCGGGCCGGGATCTCCCGGCAGATGTGGGAGTTCATTGTGCGTGTATATGGTAAGTGGGCCCTGAGGTCCAGAGTGCTGGCTGCAGGGGCTGCTGTGGGCAAATTACTGCTCTTCTGAGGATGTGTTTCCTGCCCCAGAGGAAGGGGTTCCTAGACAGGGGAGAGAGGACTtctgggctggagggagggagaagaggagctGGGGGTCAAGACAGGTGCTTGAGGGAAATTGGACCTGGGGACCAAAACTCCTGGGAGCCCGGACTCCCAAGTCCCAGAGAGGGGAGAGCTGGGGACTCAGACTCATGGGTCTGTGAGAAGAAGAGGACTCTTGGGGCTAAGAGGAGGGCTAAGAGGGGGCCTCGGCTGGGGCGAAGTCCTGGGTGTAAGaggtggagggggctggggctCCCTGGTGCTAAGGGACGAGGGGGCTGAGAACCGAGTCCTGAGTCCGTTCCCCCTCTCCCAGAGCCCGTGTCCAACGTGTCGGTGAAGCCTGAGGCCCCGGAGACCGAGGAGGGGGCGGCGGAGCTCCGGCTGCGCTGTGTGGGGTGGAGGCCGGGTCGCGGGGAGCTGAGCTGGACCCGGGACGGACGCGTCCTGGAGGCAGGGGACCCTGCGGGAGTGAAGCCACCCCGGATCCGCGTAGAGGGCGACCAGCTGCTCATCGCGCGCCCTACGCGCAGCGACCACGCCCGGTACACCTGCCGCGTCCACAGCCCCTTCGGCCACGCGGAGGCCGCGACCAACGTCAGTGTTTTCTGTGAGTGCGGCGGTACCTCCGGTCGGGGACAGGGATCTGAGGGCTCAGGCTCCTGGAgtccctggggaggagagggctggaGGTCCAGTCTCCGGAAATCCTGGAGGAGTCCCAGTTGACCCCGACTCTCGCGGTTCCGACCCCCTTCCTCCGCCTAGACGGCCCGGATCTGCCGGTCATCACTGTCTCCTCCGACCGCGACGCCGACCCCGCCCTCTTTGTCACCGTGGGCAGCAACGTGACCCTGCGCTGCACCGCCGCCTCGCGGCCACCGGCCGACATCACATGGAGCCTGGCCGACCCGGCCGAGGCCGCGGTGCCCGCCGGCCCGCGCCTCCTTCTGCCCTCGGTCCGGACCGGCCACGGCGGCGCCTATGCCTGTCTCGCTGCGAACCCGCGCACCGGTCACCGCCGCCGCTCGCTGCTCAGACTCCTTGTGGCGGGTGAGAGCCGCGGGGTGGATGGAGGGGCGGGGCCAGCCAGGAAAGGCGGAGATGCCCGGGAGAAGGGGCGGAACCAGCAAGGGACTGGGATACCCGGGGGGGGATGGGCGGGGGGAAAGAGCATGGTGGGGCGTGACCGGCAGGGAGGGGCGGAGATCCCAGTAGAAGGAACGGGGGGGGGGATGCACAAGAGAAGGGGAGGAGCAAGGATGGccaggagagggggcagggccAGCACCGAGAGGGCGGAGCTTCCTGGGGATGAAGGAGTAGTCAAGGAAAGGGACTAAGTTGCTTGGGCCAGTAAGTGGGATCAGCAAGAGAAAGAAGTTACCTGGGAAAGGGGGCAGGGTCACGAGAGAAAGGGGTGGAATCATTCTAGATGTCCAGAAAAGGGGAGGGTTCAGTAGGAAGAGGCGACTCGTGGAGTAATCAAAGAGgggggccagggcttccctggtggcgcagtggttgagagtccgcctgccgatgcaggggacacgggttcgtgccccggtccgggaggatcccacatgccgcggagcggctgggcccgtgagccatggcggctgagcctgcgcgtccggagcctgtgctccgcaacgggagaggccacaacagtgagaggcccgcgtaccgcaaaaaaaaaaaaaaaaagagggggccAAAGTAACCTGGTAGAAGGGGTGGAGCTAGAGAAAAGGTCGGGGTTACGTTTGGAAGGACAGGGATCAGTGTGGGAGGATGAAGTTTCCTTCGGAAAGGGGGGCAGTCAGTGGGGCTGCGACTGCCCACTTAGCCCAGGAGTTGCCGGGGAAAGGGAGCGGGGTCTGCAAGAGAACGGGGCAGGGTCAGTGCCTACAGGGCGGGGCCAGGTGAAGAAGGAGTGCAGTGAACGCGCGAGAGGCGGGGCTCGAGGGGAGCTGGGAGAGAGCTGACTGACCCCTTGAGCTCTCCCTCCCCTCTACAGATCTGCCCCCCGGGTCCCCACAGTGCTCAGTCGAAGGGGGTCCTGGGGATCGCGTCCTCCTCTTCCGCTGCTCGTGGCCCGGCGGGGTCCCTGCCGCCTCCCTGCAGTTCCAGGGTCTCCCCAAAGGCGTCCAGGCGGAACCGGTGTCCTCGGTGCTCCTGGAGGCTGTCCCCGCCCACCCCCGGCTCAGCGGCGTCCCCGTCACCTGCCTTGCTCGCCACCTGATGACCACGCGCACCTGCACTGTCACCCCGGGTGAGAGCTTCTTTCCTGTTTCCCGAGGAGGAGGGGCTATTTCTTTGCTCCACTAGAACTTGAGAAAAGGGGACTTCCCAACGACAGGAAGAGAGATTTCCTCTATCTTTAACCCTACAGAAGGTCGGAGGTTTTCCTATACCTAAAGCAGGGGCGGGGCCAAAATTTCTTTCCTGGACGGAGAGGGCTGACACTTTCCCACGTGTTCAGAGCAATACACGTTGAGAATAATATGAGTCCCCAGGCCAGGGCCTGGCCTGTCTCACGAGCTTCCTAAGTCCTTGTAAGGAAATCAGATGGATGAATGAGGGAGGGGGTGAAAGGCAGATCTTCCTCTTTTGGCTAAGGCGCCCTATTAGATTCATCAGAGGGCACAGGACCTGTTCTCTTTCTTGATTGGGTTTGTTCCACCCACAGAGGCCCCTCGAGAGGTGCTGCTGCATCCGGTGGTCGAGGAGACACAGTCAGGGAAGGTGGAGGTGGCGCTGCAGGCCTCTGGCTGTGGCCCCCCTTCTCGAGCATCTTGGTCCCGGGAAGGGCGGCCCCTGGCCTCCAGAGGCCGCGGGCACCTGCTGCTCAGCCAGGATGGGCAGAGGCTCCTGATCGGCAACTTCAGCCTGAACTGGGACTTGGGAAATTACTCCGTGATGTGCAGTGGGGCGCTGGGTGCTGGGACCGACAGGATCACCCTCACTGGTGAGCCCCATCCTTTCCTGGAACCCAGGTCCTCCAGCCCTCTCTTCTCTCAAACCCAGGAGACTGGGATTCCAGCCTGTTCCTCCCTCAGACCAAGGAGCCCAGGCCCTCagttccctcctccctcagacacAGAAATCTTGGTCCCTGGCCTCCGCCGACCCCAGACCCTAGAACTCCCACCCCCAGATCCCTGACCCGTCAGGGAATCCTGGACCCCAGTCACTTTTTCCATGAAACCCTCAGACCCAAGAGTTTGGGCCCCCAGTCCCTTCCTTTCTTAGACCCAGGAGTTGGGGTCTCCAGACCCTCTGTGCCTGGGACCTAGGAGTCCAGGCCCGtggccccctttcctctccctgctaGGACCCATGAATCCAACCCCCACCTTGattccacccccgccccctccccaggacCTTCTATCTCCTCATGGAGGCTGCAGAGAACCCGGCATGCAGCAGTGCTGACTTGGGATGTGGAGCGAGGGGCCCTGATTAGCAGTTTCCAGATCCAGGCCCAGGAGAGCCCTGACCTGAGCAGAGCCACCATGTCCAAGGACTGGACCACCCTGCTCACCCTCGGACCTCGGGATCGCTCAGCTGTGGTGCCCCTCCTTCCTCAGAAGCCCCAGGTCTGCGTCTTTCGTATCCTGCCCACTCTGGGGCTCCAGCCAGGGACCCCATCCGACAGCCGGGTCTGCTATGCCGGTGAGTTGGAGCCGCTGGGCTTCGTCCTGGGCTGAGAAGCCCTTGTCGTGGGCTCCCTCCTGTCAGTCTGTTTTGTTggatcttccttctttctctgtgttagtttcctggggTTGCTGTAATAAGGTACCATGAAGTGTGTGGCTGGAAACAACAGAAGTGTATCTCTCCTAactctggaggccaggagtctgaaatcagggtgtctGCAGGGCCGTGCTTTCTCCGAGACTCTGCGTAGCCTTCTTGCTTGCCTCCTTCTAGCTTCTGATGGTGACGGTCAATCCTTGGcaccactccagtctctgccctcagcttcccacagcctcctcctccctgtgtgtgcctctgtcttctttttttaaaatataaatttatttatttatttgtttttatttttggctgtattggaccttcattgcggtgcacgggcttctcattgcggtggcttctcttgttgcggagcacgggctctaggcgcgtgggcttcggtagttgtggcgcgcaggcttagctgctccgcggcatgtgggaccttcctggcccagggcttgaacccgtgtcccctgcattggcaggcggattcttaaccactgcaccaccagggaagccccgcctctgtcttcttgtaaggacacaaGTCTtatcagattagggcccaccctcatgatctcatctcGACTTGattggttgaattgtgtctccccccaGAGACACTGTAGTCCCCTTTTATCCTCGGTTTTGATTTCTGAGGTTTCAGTTACCAGGGGTCAACCGTGGTCTGAAAATATTCCatggaaaatttcagaaatcGGCGATTCGTAAGTTTTAAATTGCGTGCCTGAGCAGCGTGGTGGACTCTCACGCTGGCCCCCTCCATCCCACCTGGGATGTGAATCACACCTCTGTCCGGAGTATTCTGCCTGTTTGAAACTGTCTCAGTTATCAGCTCAACTGTCACGCTATGTCAGTGCTTTCGTTCAGGTAACCCTTATTTTAGTAATGGCCCCAAAgcgcaagagtagtgatgctggaaAAAGCATAGAATACGTAGGGTTTTGTACTATccgtggtttcaggcatccactgagggtcttggaatgtatcccctGAAGATAAGGGCAGGGGGAACTACTGTATACTGACGTCCTGACCCTCAGTACCCGTGAACATgaccttctttggaaaagaaGTCTCTGCATATTATCtggattacatctgcaaagactctatttccaaagaaggtcacattcacaggtactgagggttaggataTCACTGTATCTTTTTTGGGGAGACAGTTCAACCAGCAACACTCCCCAACTTCTAAGTATTGGATGTGTCAGCCCTCAGCCCTCTTCTCCACCTATATTTCTCCCCAGTGTGGCCTGTCCACTCTCATCACCTTATATATCATTAATACTCAGATGACTCTCAAATGTCTgatctccagcccagacctctgaACTCCAGACTTGACATCTTCACTTTGGATGTCCAGCTGGCATTCCAGACTTTACATGTCCAAAATAGATCTCTTGaggtttttttctcccaaactacaccctcccccccaccccccaccaactCTCCAGTCTTCCCATCCTGGGACAGGGCACCACCCAAGTGCTGACATCACCTCCAACATCCCAAATACCAGCAGGGTCCCGTCGCTTCCTTCTGAAATGCTTTCCCAATCCGTCCACTTCTTTCCGTTACACTCTGGTCAGACACCACCATCCTCTCTTGCCTGGACTGCAGCAGCCATTTACCTGCTCTCTCTATGCCCCCTCTTGCCCTCTTACAATCCATTCTCCAGGTAGAAGCCGAAGTTATGCAAATCTGATCACGTTGTTGCCGCCTTGCTGAAAAGCCTTTCGTGCCTAGGCTCTGGCCCCTGTTAATCCCTCTAACTTCATCCTTTACCTCTTCCACCTTCATTCTGTGTCATCCACCCACAGTTTTCATTGAACGCAGAAAACTCTTTCCTACCTCTGAGTCTTTGCATGTTCCGTTCCCCCTGCTTGGAACACCCTTCCCCCTGTTTAGCATGCCCGGCTCCTTACTCCccaggtctctgctcagatgtTCCTCAAGGACCTTCCTTCACCCACTTTTCTAAATGTCACCTCCCCTTCCATATTTTCTATCATAGCCCATTGATTTTTTCTTCTGAGCACAATCTgaaattatgttatttatttgcACATTCGTTTCTGATTTCCTCCTAAAATGAACCCTCGCGATAGCAGGTATCTTCGTTTGCTCACCAACAGAGCTTCACCACCTGGCAGAATGCCAGGCACACCACATTCACTAAGGAAATGTTAAATGAATTGAGAGTGCTGGGGTCCCAGATTCCTGGGTTCTGACGGGGGGCTGAGGCAGGGGGCTCAGGAAACAGGTCCAGATTTGGCCCCCGCTCTCCTTATCCTCCTTCTCTTGGTCTCTTCCAGGCCCCATCCTGGGCCCCGGGGCCATCGCTGGCATCGTCCTGGGCTCCCTACTGGGCCTGGGACTCCTGGCAGCACTTCTCATCCTGGGCATCTGCTATCTGTGCCGCTTTCAAGGTGAGTGAGTGACCGAGTCGTAGGTTCCCTACAAAGAGTCCCATTGGTTCAGCATCTGAACCAATCAGCAGCAGTTACCTCATCCAACCTGCCTGCCTACCTCCATATCAGCCAATCAGCGTAAGGCTCCACCTCTCAGCCCAGTTTCCCTTGCCGTTGACTGC
This window harbors:
- the VSIG10L gene encoding V-set and immunoglobulin domain-containing protein 10-like, with translation MGAGPGSCPGFLAGAAGTMGTSRALLLFLLLASGVRVLAFKASSGIQRTNLSSDSERSSQGPGLKVPSIKPPSWKFPDQSPGSKADIPHSERSPEVLNLKDVPGSFRSTVSAEGKKLKLDSFSGKPGSKVVPHASGSRVPAPNPEPSSSVKTPASNRQVPNTNISVETPVSKFSPEDADPKVASSLSPQVGGPLAVLVGTTIQLPLLPVPGLGPPSPLVVWRQGSKVLAAGALGPGSPLISLDPTYKGRLRFNQTQASLELSSAQLEDAGVYTAEVIRAGISRQMWEFIVRVYEPVSNVSVKPEAPETEEGAAELRLRCVGWRPGRGELSWTRDGRVLEAGDPAGVKPPRIRVEGDQLLIARPTRSDHARYTCRVHSPFGHAEAATNVSVFYGPDLPVITVSSDRDADPALFVTVGSNVTLRCTAASRPPADITWSLADPAEAAVPAGPRLLLPSVRTGHGGAYACLAANPRTGHRRRSLLRLLVADLPPGSPQCSVEGGPGDRVLLFRCSWPGGVPAASLQFQGLPKGVQAEPVSSVLLEAVPAHPRLSGVPVTCLARHLMTTRTCTVTPEAPREVLLHPVVEETQSGKVEVALQASGCGPPSRASWSREGRPLASRGRGHLLLSQDGQRLLIGNFSLNWDLGNYSVMCSGALGAGTDRITLTGPSISSWRLQRTRHAAVLTWDVERGALISSFQIQAQESPDLSRATMSKDWTTLLTLGPRDRSAVVPLLPQKPQVCVFRILPTLGLQPGTPSDSRVCYAGPILGPGAIAGIVLGSLLGLGLLAALLILGICYLCRFQGKTPNRKKRTPRLTPVFTVPENKMQSVTPEQTPQPLPLEVPLEDPSPTRAHPASGPRTVSFPRGDPKIARTATHV